The DNA segment GCCTTCGCCAACCGGATCAGCACCGTGGTGATTTTCGCCACCGTTCTCAGCCTGCTGATCGGCGTCGCCATCGCCATGGTCATCGGCATCCGCTCCATGAGCCGCCCGCTGGTCCGCGCCAGCAACATGCTGCAGGAAATCGCCGGGGGCAATCTCAACGTCGCCTTCGAGCCGCGCCAGTCCAAGGACGAGATCGGCGAGATCTGGAACGCGACCGGCAAGCTCCTGGTCGAGCTGCGCAACGCCGAGCAGCTGCGCAACGAGCAGGCCGCCCTCAAGGACAAGGCCGAAGCCGAGAAGCGCGCCGCCATGCATGCGCTCGCCGACGAGTTTGACCTGGAGGTTTCCTCGATCGTCCGCACCGTCGAGGCGGCGATCGAGAACCTGGAGCAGAACGCCGGCACCATGAGCCGGTCGGCCGACGAGACCTCGCGTCAGTCCTCGACCGTTGCCGCCGCCGCCGAGCAGGCCACCTCCAACGTGCAGACGGTCGCGTCCGCCGCCGAAGAGCTCGCCGCGTCCGTTCGCGAGATCTCCCAGCAGGTCGCGATGGCCGCCGAGATCGCCGGCGAAGCCACCGGCCAGGCCAGCGGCACGGCCGAGGTCGTTCGCGGCCTGTCCGCCTCCGCCCAGCGCATCGGCGACGTGGTCCAGCTGATCACCGATATCGCCGCCCAGACCAACCTGCTCGCCCTCAACGCCACCATCGAGGCGGCGCGGGCCGGCGAGGCCGGCAAGGGCTTCGCGGTGGTTGCCATGGAAGTGAAG comes from the Amorphus orientalis genome and includes:
- a CDS encoding methyl-accepting chemotaxis protein, with the protein product AFANRISTVVIFATVLSLLIGVAIAMVIGIRSMSRPLVRASNMLQEIAGGNLNVAFEPRQSKDEIGEIWNATGKLLVELRNAEQLRNEQAALKDKAEAEKRAAMHALADEFDLEVSSIVRTVEAAIENLEQNAGTMSRSADETSRQSSTVAAAAEQATSNVQTVASAAEELAASVREISQQVAMAAEIAGEATGQASGTAEVVRGLSASAQRIGDVVQLITDIAAQTNLLALNATIEAARAGEAGKGFAVVAMEVKTLAEQTSKATGEITAQISEVQSATNEVVKAIEGISDTIRRVDEVSSAIASSVEEQGAATGEIAQNVQQAAQGTQEVSTNIVSVSSAADDTGRVSTEIVRAASDLSDQATSLRAQVDAFVSRVRAA